From a region of the Mytilus galloprovincialis chromosome 3, xbMytGall1.hap1.1, whole genome shotgun sequence genome:
- the LOC143066655 gene encoding uncharacterized protein LOC143066655 — protein sequence MAEARSIDNNWKEPFHVYGKGEGKLRRRVLKQVHDYRVEPAKWEKQTEQTNDFLDKLVEKIYERNLPNANEMEVIKEYIKQASARQGLKINEPDEYDVIIPLIIKGLDIQTACVKDTDGKVISGFERERVMNKDDLNSTHPRMSNAKVFTTTKDGTVFLNSKNFYQKIWMPEVDKALADIQKEMPDLKFKRREHPPSVNIQVTYPDGRVVNFDIVPGKYTGTEQIQIPSEVTGKKDTLVEFPSFALPKYDNKNNPRLNSEDRELIFRSCTSSYERYMADLCRSSPERQYIMTANCIIKNAIKTLQEEQNPLGNLINSYHLKTIAYHIIMDTTILSKMEITGVKDALGLHLTYIRKYVSERYLPDFFLGNKNLAKIFPGSKILENRRQLNLFWKANPRLLLAAINGLKRLLEILEGCFTCTNGLS from the coding sequence ATGGCTGAGGCCAGATCAATTGACAATAATTGGAAAGAGCCATTTCATGTATATGGAAAAGGCGAGGGAAAACTTCGTCGTAGAGTTTTGAAGCAAGTACACGATTATCGTGTAGAACCTGCAAAATGGGAAAAACAAACTGAGCAGACCAATGACTTTCTCGATAAACTTGTTGAAAAAATTTATGAAAGAAACCTTCCAAATGCCAATGAAATGGAGGTAATAAAAGAGTACATAAAACAAGCTAGTGCAAGACAAggattgaaaataaatgaaccgGATGAATATGATGTCATTATACCACTGATCATAAAGGGATTAGATATTCAGACTGCATGTGTCAAGGATACAGATGGAAAGGTTATTTCCGGTTTTGAAAGAGAAAGAGTTATGAACAAGGATGATCTCAATTCAACCCACCCCCGAATGTCCAATGCAAAGGTCTTCACAACAACAAAAGATGGAACTGTTTTCCTAAATTCAAAAaacttttatcaaaaaatatgGATGCCAGAAGTTGATAAAGCACTTGCAGATATTCAAAAAGAAATGCCAGACTTGAAGTTTAAAAGACGGGAGCATCCGCCATCTGTAAATATTCAAGTGACATACCCCGATGGTCGTGTCGTTAATTTTGATATTGTACCTGGAAAATATACAGGAACCGAACAAATTCAAATTCCATCAGAAGTTACAGGCAAAAAGGACACTTTGGTTGAATTTCCAAGTTTTGCACTTCCTaaatatgataacaaaaataatcCAAGATTAAATTCCGAAGATAGAGAGCTTATTTTTAGGTCCTGCACAAGTTCATATGAAAGGTATATGGCGGATTTATGTAGAAGTTCTCCTGAACGACAGTATATTATGACTGCAAATTGCATTATCAAAAACGCTATAAAAACGTTGCAGGAAGAACAGAATCCTCTTGGCAACCTTATTAACTCAtaccatttgaaaacaattgctTACCATATTATAATGGATACAACAATATTGTCTAAAATGGAGATTACCGGTGTCAAAGATGCGCTTGGACTTCATCTCACATACATAAGAAAGTATGTGTCGGAGCGATACCTTCCAGATTTCTTTCTCGGAAATAAGAACCTTGCAAAGATATTTCCTGGATCTAAAATCCTTGAAAATCGCAGACAACTCAATTTATTTTGGAAAGCTAATCCCAGACTTTTACTGGCAGCTATAAATGGCCTGAAGAGGTTACTCGAAATTCTGGAAGGCTGCTTCACGTGCACTAACGGTTTAAGTTAA